The Cystobacter fuscus DSM 2262 genome contains a region encoding:
- a CDS encoding Kelch repeat-containing protein, with product MRIVNLTTSLAVALLLPACGGPAAEEPSQLALHGGELSSTPASSLAASTDLEPQSVGSWILTGELTSARSGHTATLLSSGRVLLVSGTTAEVFNPYTNVSVATGELTWARTQHTATRLESGNVLVAGGWIGKFPRYWRSTAEVYDKVTGTWSSGDSMNTPRGNHTATLLGSDKVLVVGGDTTDGSQPEAQLQTDSAELYDPATNTWSPAASVFMPRAGHTATLLYSGKVLVTGGRFTDWALQDAQVYDPDTDDWSMLAPMPRTRTGHVAVRLNSGKVMVLGGGHDEVDFYDPYNSRTPWTTGDSLPSGGSALSATRLYSGEVLVTHSTGQASLYDPATDAWLSAGSLTAPLAAHTATLLHTGQVLVTGGSSGGEVTTVQRYTR from the coding sequence ATGCGCATCGTGAACCTCACTACCTCCCTCGCTGTCGCCCTCCTGTTGCCAGCCTGTGGCGGGCCCGCCGCCGAAGAGCCGTCCCAGCTCGCCCTCCACGGCGGGGAGCTGTCCAGCACCCCGGCTTCCTCCCTCGCCGCCTCGACGGACCTGGAGCCCCAGTCCGTGGGCTCCTGGATCCTCACGGGTGAGCTGACCTCCGCTCGTTCCGGCCACACCGCCACCCTGCTCTCCTCGGGCAGGGTGCTGCTGGTGAGTGGCACCACCGCGGAGGTGTTCAACCCCTATACCAACGTGTCCGTGGCCACGGGGGAGCTCACCTGGGCGCGCACCCAGCACACCGCGACCCGGCTCGAATCGGGCAATGTGCTGGTGGCGGGCGGGTGGATCGGCAAGTTCCCTCGCTACTGGCGCAGCACCGCGGAGGTGTATGACAAGGTCACGGGCACCTGGTCGTCCGGGGACAGCATGAACACGCCGCGTGGCAACCACACGGCGACCCTGCTCGGCTCGGACAAGGTATTGGTGGTGGGGGGCGACACCACCGACGGGAGCCAGCCGGAGGCCCAGCTCCAGACGGACTCCGCGGAGCTGTACGACCCGGCGACCAACACGTGGAGCCCGGCGGCGTCCGTGTTCATGCCTCGCGCCGGCCACACCGCGACGCTGCTCTACTCGGGCAAGGTGCTGGTGACGGGGGGCAGGTTCACGGACTGGGCGCTCCAGGACGCGCAGGTGTATGACCCGGACACGGACGACTGGTCGATGCTGGCACCCATGCCGAGGACGCGCACCGGCCATGTCGCCGTCCGGCTCAACTCGGGCAAGGTGATGGTGCTCGGTGGCGGCCATGACGAGGTGGACTTCTACGATCCGTACAACTCCAGGACCCCCTGGACCACGGGTGACTCGCTCCCCTCGGGTGGCTCGGCCCTCAGCGCGACGCGGCTCTACTCGGGCGAGGTGCTGGTCACGCACTCCACCGGGCAGGCGTCGCTGTATGACCCGGCGACGGATGCATGGCTGTCCGCGGGGTCGCTGACGGCGCCGCTCGCGGCCCACACCGCGACGCTCCTGCACACGGGACAGGTGCTGGTGACGGGCGGCTCCTCCGGTGGCGAGGTCACCACCGTGCAGCGCTACACGCGCTGA